A region of SAR324 cluster bacterium DNA encodes the following proteins:
- a CDS encoding UDP-N-acetylmuramoyl-tripeptide--D-alanyl-D-alanine ligase: VSALFTCGPYASNLAEGWQATTQRLVHVMEEPGDLLPLLQQTLQPNDVILVKGSRSARMERILPE, encoded by the coding sequence GTCTCAGCCCTCTTCACCTGTGGCCCCTATGCCTCAAACCTAGCAGAGGGCTGGCAAGCAACCACCCAACGTCTGGTACACGTTATGGAAGAACCAGGTGATCTGCTTCCTCTTCTACAGCAGACTCTCCAACCCAATGATGTGATCCTCGTCAAAGGTTCCCGCTCCGCACGAATGGAAAGAATCCTGCCCGAATAA